Genomic window (Melioribacteraceae bacterium):
CGCTATTTATTATGTTATTATTTACTACAATAACTTTCAAGAAAAATTATTGAAAGAATCTGAATTGAATGCTTTAGTAAAAGAAGCCGAGTTGAGTGCGCTAAAGTATCAGATTAATCCCCACTTCATTTTTAATAGCTTAAATTCAATTAGTTCACTTACTCTCAGCAATCCTAAACTTGCCCGGGAAATGACGATTAAATTGTCTTCATTTATGAGGAATACGATCTCAAAGAATGAAAAACAGAAAAAACCGTTGAGAGAAGAAATAAGTAACGCCAAACTTTATCTCGAGATTGAAAAAATCAGGTTCGCCGATAAATTTGAGTTTAATGATGAAATTAGTGAGGAGTGCGGCGCCATTGAAGTTCCGGGAATGATTCTTCAACCATTAATGGAAAATGCAATTAAACATGGTGTTTATGAAAGTCTGGCAAAAGTTATAATAAAACTTTATTGCCGTGATGAAAATGACTACTTTGTTATTGTAGTAGAAAATAACTTTGACCCGGAATCGGTTCCCAAAAAAGGTGAAGGGATTGGATTAAAAAATATTCGCAGCCGATTGAAGTTAATTTATAATTATGATAATCTATTAAGAACAGAACAAGAAAAAAATACTTTTAGAGCATCAATATTTATCCCTAAAATTTGAAAATGAGTGAAAAAATAAGAAC
Coding sequences:
- a CDS encoding histidine kinase, with protein sequence MSNPFLRNKKILSVYYPIWIALFLIHMSLLSYFVNVSLMSAALDSLISNGLYLFIGIGIWYTVKFNSIENYSSNKILINHVTGSILTSAIWILSIYFILNPVFSDNKTYLLFLESSLIWRFLIGILFYAVFAAIYYVIIYYNNFQEKLLKESELNALVKEAELSALKYQINPHFIFNSLNSISSLTLSNPKLAREMTIKLSSFMRNTISKNEKQKKPLREEISNAKLYLEIEKIRFADKFEFNDEISEECGAIEVPGMILQPLMENAIKHGVYESLAKVIIKLYCRDENDYFVIVVENNFDPESVPKKGEGIGLKNIRSRLKLIYNYDNLLRTEQEKNTFRASIFIPKI